The Bos indicus isolate NIAB-ARS_2022 breed Sahiwal x Tharparkar chromosome 28, NIAB-ARS_B.indTharparkar_mat_pri_1.0, whole genome shotgun sequence genome has a window encoding:
- the LGALS8 gene encoding galectin-8 isoform X2, which produces MMSLNNLQNVIYNPVIPYVGTISEQLEPGTLIVLRGHVPSDSDRFQVDLQCGSSVKPRADVAFHFNPRFKRANCVVCNTLRNEKWGWEEITYDMPFKKEKSFEIVIMVLKEKFQVAVNGKHTLLYAHRISPERIDTLGIYGKVIIHSVGFSFSSDLGSTQGSTLEPTGISKENVQKSGGSQLTLPFVARLNSSMGPGRTIVIKGEVNTNAKGFTVDLLSGKSKDIALHLNPRLNVKAFVRNSFLQEAWGEEERNITCFPFSPGMYFEMIIYCDAREFKVAVNGVHSLEYKHRFKELSKVDTLEIDGDIHLLEVRSW; this is translated from the exons gTCATCCCCTATGTTGGGACCATTTCTGAGCAGTTGGAGCCGGGAACGTTGATTGTACTACGTGGGCATGTTCCTAGTGACTCGGACAG GTTCCAGGTGGACCTGCAGTGTGGCAGCAGCGTGAAACCCCGAGCTGATGTGGCCTTCCATTTCAATCCACGCTTCAAAAGGGCCAACTGCGTTGTCTGCAACACTCTGAGAAATGAGaagtggggctgggaggagatCACCTACGACATGCCTTTCAAGAAAGAGAAGTCATTCGAGATCGTGATCATGGTCCTGAAAGAGAAGTTCCAG GTGGCTGTCAATGGAAAGCATACCCTGCTGTATGCCCACAGGATCAGCCCAGAGAGGATCGACACGCTGGGCATTTACGGCAAAGTCATCATTCACTCTgtgggcttcagcttcagctcg GATTTAGGAAGTACCCAAGGATCTACTCTGGAACCAACAGGGATaagtaaagaaaat GTACAAAAGTCTGGCGGGTCACAGCTT ACTCTGCCGTTCGTAGCAAGGTTGAACTCCTCCATGGGCCCTGGACGGACCATCGTCATAAAAGGAGAAGTAAATACAAACGCCAAAGG CTTTACTGTTGATCTGCTGTCAGGAAAATCCAAGGATATTGCTCTCCACTTGAACCCACGCCTGAATGTGAAAGCATTTGTAAGAAATTCTTTTCTTCAGGAGGCCTggggagaagaagagagaaatattaCCTGTTTCCCTTTTAGTCCTGGGATGTACTTTGAG ATGATAATTTACTGTGACGCCAGAGAATTCAAAGTCGCGGTGAATGGTGTCCACAGCCTGGAGTACAAGCACAGGTTTAAGGAGCTGAGTAAAGTCGACACGCTGGAGATCGATGGCGACATCCACTTACTGGAAGTGCGGAGCTGGTAG
- the LGALS8 gene encoding galectin-8 isoform X1 — protein MMSLNNLQNVIYNPVIPYVGTISEQLEPGTLIVLRGHVPSDSDRFQVDLQCGSSVKPRADVAFHFNPRFKRANCVVCNTLRNEKWGWEEITYDMPFKKEKSFEIVIMVLKEKFQVAVNGKHTLLYAHRISPERIDTLGIYGKVIIHSVGFSFSSDLGSTQGSTLEPTGISKENVQKSGGSQLPSNRGDISKIVPRTVYSKSKASPANHTLTCAKILPTNCLSKTLPFVARLNSSMGPGRTIVIKGEVNTNAKGFTVDLLSGKSKDIALHLNPRLNVKAFVRNSFLQEAWGEEERNITCFPFSPGMYFEMIIYCDAREFKVAVNGVHSLEYKHRFKELSKVDTLEIDGDIHLLEVRSW, from the exons gTCATCCCCTATGTTGGGACCATTTCTGAGCAGTTGGAGCCGGGAACGTTGATTGTACTACGTGGGCATGTTCCTAGTGACTCGGACAG GTTCCAGGTGGACCTGCAGTGTGGCAGCAGCGTGAAACCCCGAGCTGATGTGGCCTTCCATTTCAATCCACGCTTCAAAAGGGCCAACTGCGTTGTCTGCAACACTCTGAGAAATGAGaagtggggctgggaggagatCACCTACGACATGCCTTTCAAGAAAGAGAAGTCATTCGAGATCGTGATCATGGTCCTGAAAGAGAAGTTCCAG GTGGCTGTCAATGGAAAGCATACCCTGCTGTATGCCCACAGGATCAGCCCAGAGAGGATCGACACGCTGGGCATTTACGGCAAAGTCATCATTCACTCTgtgggcttcagcttcagctcg GATTTAGGAAGTACCCAAGGATCTACTCTGGAACCAACAGGGATaagtaaagaaaat GTACAAAAGTCTGGCGGGTCACAGCTT CCTAGTAATAGAGGAGACATTTCTAAAATCGTCCCCAGAACTGTCTACTCCAAGAGCAAAGCTTCGCCGGCCAATCACACTTTGACTTGCGCCAAAATACTACCTACCAACTGTTTGTCAAAG ACTCTGCCGTTCGTAGCAAGGTTGAACTCCTCCATGGGCCCTGGACGGACCATCGTCATAAAAGGAGAAGTAAATACAAACGCCAAAGG CTTTACTGTTGATCTGCTGTCAGGAAAATCCAAGGATATTGCTCTCCACTTGAACCCACGCCTGAATGTGAAAGCATTTGTAAGAAATTCTTTTCTTCAGGAGGCCTggggagaagaagagagaaatattaCCTGTTTCCCTTTTAGTCCTGGGATGTACTTTGAG ATGATAATTTACTGTGACGCCAGAGAATTCAAAGTCGCGGTGAATGGTGTCCACAGCCTGGAGTACAAGCACAGGTTTAAGGAGCTGAGTAAAGTCGACACGCTGGAGATCGATGGCGACATCCACTTACTGGAAGTGCGGAGCTGGTAG